In Tamandua tetradactyla isolate mTamTet1 chromosome 7, mTamTet1.pri, whole genome shotgun sequence, the following are encoded in one genomic region:
- the LOC143690707 gene encoding uncharacterized protein LOC143690707 → MTYDIEVVTVINGNLSEVITIQHILSLQAPSDIHEGKVTATSIEILWDRADGNFQDYEITCVNCVVAFMVQKVVQETATFSNVNPATACTFSIRTEKEGFKDSTPNTKEIQTGISDLDCNELFY, encoded by the exons ATGACATATGACATTGAAGTGGTGACCGTGATTAATGGGAACTTGAGTGAGGTGATAACTATTCAACACATTCTAA GTCTGCAAGCACCATCAGATATCCATGAGGGCAAAGTTACAGCCACTTCCATAGAAATTCTCTGGGATCGAGCTGATGGGAATTTTCAGGATTATGAAATCACATGTGTAaactgtgttgttgctttcatg GTCCAGAAGGTTGTTCAAGAAACAGCAACATTCTCCAATGTGAATCCTGCCACAGCGTGCACCTTTTCAATTCGGACTGAAAAAGAAGGTTTTAAAGACAGTACCCCTAACACAAAAGAAATACAGACAG gTATTTCAGATTTAGATTGCAATGAACTTTTCTACTGA